Proteins from a genomic interval of Alosa alosa isolate M-15738 ecotype Scorff River chromosome 8, AALO_Geno_1.1, whole genome shotgun sequence:
- the ankrd6b gene encoding ankyrin repeat domain-containing protein 6b, translating into MSQQDAAAVLALSERLLVASHKGQADNVVQLINKGAKVAVTKYGRTPLHLAAYKGHIEVVRILLKAGCDLDIEDDGNQTALQRAAVVGNSDVISALVQEGCALDRQDKDGNTALHEVSWHGFSQSVKLLVKAGANVHAKNKAGNTALHLACQNGHAQSSKVLLLGGSRPDSRNSVGDTCLHVAARYNHVSMIRILLGAFCSVNEKNQAGDTALHVAAALNHKKTVRLLLEAGTDSSLRNNAGETALEQAREHNNPEVALLLTKAPQVQSFTRGRSVRKRRDKLKAERRAQSVPRDEMLPSKESVSAADDTHSSDQVTPQAATRRARNKKLKEKPSLSEPLTRRENKRGDPAQKKRGKVRGTSPQAPLPPPHNYKAYQLYTLYRGKDGKIMQAPLNGCRCEPLINKLENQLEATKEEMKSELHTMQERMNTKMGQLDRKSKHQIRALDKMTTERVSAERTECLHRLDQRAVMERLEGEKRQQALVMNELKSWCLSKIQSMEKRFTGDGKLRRSSSLADTLCEAESERLPTLSRGSAHCLAGTTPPGSNEGDRNAHPAAPTEEASPKHYFVVQVDSSPDEKQPLPESSSQYQNKSLPSSPRVVRRKERSLVSADPRRPHPEVQEADQLEPGPGPSRSSARASSLSPATERRSSSRPEPERGRNASRIYKRHGRGRSKAKRCAVPSPADAAQTLEVFGDRPSEPTFAQERDNMHALEVTQYFFEAVSSQLERWYERKIQEARWQADQRAQADRAALIERISYLEEELQILRTNKQGES; encoded by the exons ATGAGCCAGCAGGATGCTGCTGCGGTCCTTGCACTTTCGGAGCGCCTCCTCGTAGCCTCACACAAGGGCCAGGCTGACAATGTGGTCCAGCTCATCAACAAGGGGGCCAAAGTTGCTGTTACAAAG TATGGCCGAACTCCCTTGCACCTGGCCGCCTACAAGGGCCACATCGAGGTGGTGCGCATTCTGCTGAAGGCTGGCTGTGATTTGGACATCGAGGACGAT GGCAATCAGACAGCCTTACAACGAGCAGCTGTGGTGGGAAATAGTGATGTCATTTCTGCTCTGGTTCAGGAAGGGTGTGCTTTGGACAGACAAGATAAG GATGGTAATACTGCACTGCATGAAGTGTCATGGCATGGGTTCAGTCAGTCTGTCAAATTGCTGGTCAAAGCTGGAGCCAATGTTCATGCCAAGAACAAG GCAGGGAACACGGCTCTCCACCTGGCCTGTCAGAATGGCCATGCCCAGAGCTCCAAAGTGCTGCTGCTCGGAGGCTCCAGACCAGACAGCAGGAACAGT GTAGGGGACACGTGTCTGCATGTTGCAGCGCGCTACAACCATGTGTCCATGATCAGGATCCTCCTGGGTGCATTTTGCTCTGTGAATGAGAAAAATCAG GCAGGGGACACAGCGCTGCATGTAGCAGCTGCGCTGAACCACAAGAAGACAGTGCGCCTGCTTCTGGAGGCGGGGACAGACAGCAGCCTTCGCAACAAC GCAGGTGAGACTGCGTTGGAGCAGGCACGAGAACACAATAACCCAGAAGTGGCTCTGCTACTTACCAAGGCCCCTCAG GTTCAGAGTTTCACTCGTGGCAGGAGCGTGAGGAAGCGTCGAGATAAGCTAAAGGCCGAGCGGCGAGCACAGTCAGTCCCGCGGGATGAAATGCTGCCCAGTAAG GAAAGTGTATCAGCAGCTGATGACACACATAGTAGTGACCAGGTG ACTCCCCAAGCTGCCACGAGGAGGGCCAGGAACAAGAAGCTGAAAGAGAAG CCCTCCCTGTCGGAACCTCTGACCCGCCGTGAGAATAAACGTGGTGATCCTGCCCAGAAGAAGAGGGGCAAGGTGAGGGGCACCTCCCCCCAGGCTCCCCTGCCCCCACCTCATAATTACAAGGCCTACCAGCTGTACACCCTCTACCGCGGCAAGGATGGCAAAATCATGCAG GCCCCTCTGAATGGCTGCCGTTGTGAACCCCTCATCAACAAGCTGGAGAACCAGCTGGAGGCCACCAAAGAGGAGATGAAGTCAGAACTGCACACCATGCAGGAGCGCATGAACACCAAGATGGGTCAGCTGGACCGCAAAAGCAAGCACCAG ATCCGAGCGTTGGATAAGATGACCACGGAGAGAGTATCTGCGGAGAGAACTGAGTGTCTACATCGACTTGACCAGAGAGCTGTGATGGAACGGCTAgaaggagaaaagagacag CAGGCATTAGTTATGAATGAGCTGAAGAGCTGGTGCTTGTCAAAGATCCAGAGTATGGAGAAGCGCTTCACTGGGGACGGGAAGCTGCGCAGATCCTCCTCCCTGGCCGACACCCTCTGTGAGGCAGAGTCCGAACGGTTGCCCACCCTGTCCAGAGGAAGTGCCCACTGCCTGGCCGGCACAACCCCGCCTGGCTCCAACGAGGGTGACCGTAACGCTCATCCTGCTGCTCCTACTGAAGAGGCCTCGCCCAAACATTACTTTGTGGTTCAGGTGGACAGTTCTCCAG ATGAAAAGCAGCCCCTACCTGAGTCCTCATCTCAATATCAAAACAAGTccctcccctcatctcctcgGGTTGTACGCCGCAAGGAGCGCTCGCTAGTCTCGGCTGACCCCCGGAGGCCACATCCGGAAGTGCAGGAGGCGGACCAGCTAGAGCCGGGGCCCGGACCCAGTCGCAGCTCCGCTCGGGCCAGCAGCCTCTCCCCGGCCACAGAGCGCCGGTCCAGCAGCCGGCCAGAACCCGAGCGGGGCCGTAACGCTAGCCGCATCTACAAGCGACACGGCCGAGGCAGGTCGAAAGCCAAGAGGTGTGCGGTGCCAAGTCCTGCTGATGCGGCCCAGACACTTGAAGTGTTTGGGGACCGACCATCAGAGCCCACTTTTGCACAGGAACGGGACAACATGCATGCGTTGGAGGTGACCCAGTACTTCTTTGAGGCTGTGTCCTCGCAGCTGGAGCGCTGGTATGAGAGGAAGATCCAGGAGGCTCGATGGCAGGCCGATCAGAGGGCGCAAGCAGACCGCGCAGCCCTCATTGAACGCATTAGCTACCTGGAGGAAGAGCTGCAAATATTAAGAACTAATAAACAAGGGGAAAGTTAG